From Haemorhous mexicanus isolate bHaeMex1 chromosome 1, bHaeMex1.pri, whole genome shotgun sequence, one genomic window encodes:
- the TMEM108 gene encoding transmembrane protein 108 isoform X2 produces MKRSLQVLYCQLFSVLLILALTEELVFSVQVLSPTVSSSQGFPMNTTTVTAMGATPHHKDHHTAEPLPTSAQAMSHSISLVEKAPSTGQEPESGPRIGEKETYHLYNQSALYSGQSRPKGKIFQVFKGNFSESTEPYLKTTLHSPFPTLRSPFTDHPFQSQTTASSDPNGMGLARTTHSDPSPHSNTSGSLGEAERGDGTEVVVQEADFATTTAGPSTDPEAVSVPFKPTRYGMWDMLSKNNSWVTLNLSTNVPLFAGSGSATAAAGHSVQTSFDVSISSSAAGDPEGLTPTQHGAVTNATAPGSALSSVPATRLSSSTSTAGSTATGNFLNRLVPAGTWKPGVQGNISHVTEGDKPQHRATICLSKMDIAWIILAISVPISSCFLLTVCCMRRKKKTSNPENNLSYWNNAITMDYFNRHAVELPREIQSLETSEDHLSEPRSPANGDYRDSGMVLVNPFCQETLFVGHEQVSEI; encoded by the exons GTGTTCTACTGATCTTGGCACTGACAGAAGAGCTGGTGTTTTCTGTTCAGGTACTGTCTCCCACTGTCTCCTCCTCTCAGGGCTTCCCGATGAACACTACAACTGTCACAGCCATGGGAGCAACACCTCACCACAAAGACCACCACACGGCAGAGCCCCTTCCCACGTCTGCTCAAGCCATGTCCCACTCCATCAGCCTGGTGGAGAAAGCCCCTTCCACCGGGCAAGAGCCAGAGAGTGGCCCTCGCATCGGCGAGAAGGAAACTTACCATTTGTACAACCAGAGTGCTTTGTACTCAGGACAGTCTCGCCCCAAGGGGAAAATATTCCAGGTTTTCAAAGGCAACTTCTCAGAGTCGACAGAGCCTTACCTAAAGACGACCCTGCACTCTCCCTTCCCTACCCTGAGGAGCCCTTTCACAGACCACCCGTTTCAGTCCCAGACCACAGCATCCAGCGATCCAAATGGAATGGGGCTGGCAAGAACTACACACTCAGACCCTTCTCCCCACAGCAACACCTCGGGAAGCCTTGGGGAAGCAGAGCGAGGGGATGGGACCGAGGTAGTAGTGCAGGAGGCAGATTTTGCCACCACAACTGCTGGACCATCAACTGATCCTGAAGCAGTGTCGGTGCCTTTTAAACCCACCCGCTATGGCATGTGGGATATGCTGAGCAAAAACAACTCTTGGGTAACCTTGAATCTCAGTACAAATGTCCCTCTGTTTGCTGGCTCCGGATCTgctacagcagcagctggtcACTCAGTTCAGACCAGTTTTGATGTCAGCATCTCGTCCTCGGCAGCGGGAGACCCCGAGGGACTGACTCCGACGCAGCACGGCGCGGTGACCAATGCCACGGCGCCGGGCAGTGCCCTCTCCTCAGTGCCTGCCACCAGGTTGTCCAGCTCCACCTCCACAGCTGGCTCCACCGCCACTGGGAACTTCCTGAACAGACTGGTTCCTGCCGGGACCTGGAAACCAGGCGTGCAAGGAAACATCTCCCATGTCACCGAGGGGGACaaaccccagcacagagcaaccATCTGTCTCAGCAAGATGGACATTGCCTGGATCATTCTGGCTATCAGTGTCCCTATATCCTCATGTT TTCTGCTGACAGTCTGCTGcatgagaaggaagaagaagacaTCTAACCCAGAGAACAACCTGAGCTATTGGAATAATGCTATTACCATGGACTACTTCAACAGGCATGCTGTAGAGTTACCAAGAGAGATCCAGTCACTGGAGACTTCAGAG GACCACCTGTCGGAGCCGCGCTCCCCAGCCAACGGTGACTACCGCGACAGCGGGATGGTCCTGGTGAACCCCTTCTGTCAGGAAACGCTGTTCGTGGGACACGAGCAGGTCTCTGAAATATGa
- the TMEM108 gene encoding transmembrane protein 108 isoform X1, whose product MKRSLQVLYCQLFSVLLILALTEELVFSVQVLSPTVSSSQGFPMNTTTVTAMGATPHHKDHHTAEPLPTSAQAMSHSISLVEKAPSTGQEPESGPRIGEKETYHLYNQSALYSGQSRPKGKIFQVFKGNFSESTEPYLKTTLHSPFPTLRSPFTDHPFQSQTTASSDPNGMGLARTTHSDPSPHSNTSGSLGEAERGDGTEVVVQEADFATTTAGPSTDPEAVSVPFKPTRYGMWDMLSKNNSWVTLNLSTNVPLFAGSGSATAAAGHSVQTSFDVSISSSAAGDPEGLTPTQHGAVTNATAPGSALSSVPATRLSSSTSTAGSTATGNFLNRLVPAGTWKPGVQGNISHVTEGDKPQHRATICLSKMDIAWIILAISVPISSCSVLLTVCCMRRKKKTSNPENNLSYWNNAITMDYFNRHAVELPREIQSLETSEDHLSEPRSPANGDYRDSGMVLVNPFCQETLFVGHEQVSEI is encoded by the exons GTGTTCTACTGATCTTGGCACTGACAGAAGAGCTGGTGTTTTCTGTTCAGGTACTGTCTCCCACTGTCTCCTCCTCTCAGGGCTTCCCGATGAACACTACAACTGTCACAGCCATGGGAGCAACACCTCACCACAAAGACCACCACACGGCAGAGCCCCTTCCCACGTCTGCTCAAGCCATGTCCCACTCCATCAGCCTGGTGGAGAAAGCCCCTTCCACCGGGCAAGAGCCAGAGAGTGGCCCTCGCATCGGCGAGAAGGAAACTTACCATTTGTACAACCAGAGTGCTTTGTACTCAGGACAGTCTCGCCCCAAGGGGAAAATATTCCAGGTTTTCAAAGGCAACTTCTCAGAGTCGACAGAGCCTTACCTAAAGACGACCCTGCACTCTCCCTTCCCTACCCTGAGGAGCCCTTTCACAGACCACCCGTTTCAGTCCCAGACCACAGCATCCAGCGATCCAAATGGAATGGGGCTGGCAAGAACTACACACTCAGACCCTTCTCCCCACAGCAACACCTCGGGAAGCCTTGGGGAAGCAGAGCGAGGGGATGGGACCGAGGTAGTAGTGCAGGAGGCAGATTTTGCCACCACAACTGCTGGACCATCAACTGATCCTGAAGCAGTGTCGGTGCCTTTTAAACCCACCCGCTATGGCATGTGGGATATGCTGAGCAAAAACAACTCTTGGGTAACCTTGAATCTCAGTACAAATGTCCCTCTGTTTGCTGGCTCCGGATCTgctacagcagcagctggtcACTCAGTTCAGACCAGTTTTGATGTCAGCATCTCGTCCTCGGCAGCGGGAGACCCCGAGGGACTGACTCCGACGCAGCACGGCGCGGTGACCAATGCCACGGCGCCGGGCAGTGCCCTCTCCTCAGTGCCTGCCACCAGGTTGTCCAGCTCCACCTCCACAGCTGGCTCCACCGCCACTGGGAACTTCCTGAACAGACTGGTTCCTGCCGGGACCTGGAAACCAGGCGTGCAAGGAAACATCTCCCATGTCACCGAGGGGGACaaaccccagcacagagcaaccATCTGTCTCAGCAAGATGGACATTGCCTGGATCATTCTGGCTATCAGTGTCCCTATATCCTCATGTT CAGTTCTGCTGACAGTCTGCTGcatgagaaggaagaagaagacaTCTAACCCAGAGAACAACCTGAGCTATTGGAATAATGCTATTACCATGGACTACTTCAACAGGCATGCTGTAGAGTTACCAAGAGAGATCCAGTCACTGGAGACTTCAGAG GACCACCTGTCGGAGCCGCGCTCCCCAGCCAACGGTGACTACCGCGACAGCGGGATGGTCCTGGTGAACCCCTTCTGTCAGGAAACGCTGTTCGTGGGACACGAGCAGGTCTCTGAAATATGa
- the TMEM108 gene encoding transmembrane protein 108 isoform X3, whose amino-acid sequence MIFSGVLLILALTEELVFSVQVLSPTVSSSQGFPMNTTTVTAMGATPHHKDHHTAEPLPTSAQAMSHSISLVEKAPSTGQEPESGPRIGEKETYHLYNQSALYSGQSRPKGKIFQVFKGNFSESTEPYLKTTLHSPFPTLRSPFTDHPFQSQTTASSDPNGMGLARTTHSDPSPHSNTSGSLGEAERGDGTEVVVQEADFATTTAGPSTDPEAVSVPFKPTRYGMWDMLSKNNSWVTLNLSTNVPLFAGSGSATAAAGHSVQTSFDVSISSSAAGDPEGLTPTQHGAVTNATAPGSALSSVPATRLSSSTSTAGSTATGNFLNRLVPAGTWKPGVQGNISHVTEGDKPQHRATICLSKMDIAWIILAISVPISSCSVLLTVCCMRRKKKTSNPENNLSYWNNAITMDYFNRHAVELPREIQSLETSEDHLSEPRSPANGDYRDSGMVLVNPFCQETLFVGHEQVSEI is encoded by the exons GTGTTCTACTGATCTTGGCACTGACAGAAGAGCTGGTGTTTTCTGTTCAGGTACTGTCTCCCACTGTCTCCTCCTCTCAGGGCTTCCCGATGAACACTACAACTGTCACAGCCATGGGAGCAACACCTCACCACAAAGACCACCACACGGCAGAGCCCCTTCCCACGTCTGCTCAAGCCATGTCCCACTCCATCAGCCTGGTGGAGAAAGCCCCTTCCACCGGGCAAGAGCCAGAGAGTGGCCCTCGCATCGGCGAGAAGGAAACTTACCATTTGTACAACCAGAGTGCTTTGTACTCAGGACAGTCTCGCCCCAAGGGGAAAATATTCCAGGTTTTCAAAGGCAACTTCTCAGAGTCGACAGAGCCTTACCTAAAGACGACCCTGCACTCTCCCTTCCCTACCCTGAGGAGCCCTTTCACAGACCACCCGTTTCAGTCCCAGACCACAGCATCCAGCGATCCAAATGGAATGGGGCTGGCAAGAACTACACACTCAGACCCTTCTCCCCACAGCAACACCTCGGGAAGCCTTGGGGAAGCAGAGCGAGGGGATGGGACCGAGGTAGTAGTGCAGGAGGCAGATTTTGCCACCACAACTGCTGGACCATCAACTGATCCTGAAGCAGTGTCGGTGCCTTTTAAACCCACCCGCTATGGCATGTGGGATATGCTGAGCAAAAACAACTCTTGGGTAACCTTGAATCTCAGTACAAATGTCCCTCTGTTTGCTGGCTCCGGATCTgctacagcagcagctggtcACTCAGTTCAGACCAGTTTTGATGTCAGCATCTCGTCCTCGGCAGCGGGAGACCCCGAGGGACTGACTCCGACGCAGCACGGCGCGGTGACCAATGCCACGGCGCCGGGCAGTGCCCTCTCCTCAGTGCCTGCCACCAGGTTGTCCAGCTCCACCTCCACAGCTGGCTCCACCGCCACTGGGAACTTCCTGAACAGACTGGTTCCTGCCGGGACCTGGAAACCAGGCGTGCAAGGAAACATCTCCCATGTCACCGAGGGGGACaaaccccagcacagagcaaccATCTGTCTCAGCAAGATGGACATTGCCTGGATCATTCTGGCTATCAGTGTCCCTATATCCTCATGTT CAGTTCTGCTGACAGTCTGCTGcatgagaaggaagaagaagacaTCTAACCCAGAGAACAACCTGAGCTATTGGAATAATGCTATTACCATGGACTACTTCAACAGGCATGCTGTAGAGTTACCAAGAGAGATCCAGTCACTGGAGACTTCAGAG GACCACCTGTCGGAGCCGCGCTCCCCAGCCAACGGTGACTACCGCGACAGCGGGATGGTCCTGGTGAACCCCTTCTGTCAGGAAACGCTGTTCGTGGGACACGAGCAGGTCTCTGAAATATGa
- the TMEM108 gene encoding transmembrane protein 108 isoform X4 produces the protein MNTTTVTAMGATPHHKDHHTAEPLPTSAQAMSHSISLVEKAPSTGQEPESGPRIGEKETYHLYNQSALYSGQSRPKGKIFQVFKGNFSESTEPYLKTTLHSPFPTLRSPFTDHPFQSQTTASSDPNGMGLARTTHSDPSPHSNTSGSLGEAERGDGTEVVVQEADFATTTAGPSTDPEAVSVPFKPTRYGMWDMLSKNNSWVTLNLSTNVPLFAGSGSATAAAGHSVQTSFDVSISSSAAGDPEGLTPTQHGAVTNATAPGSALSSVPATRLSSSTSTAGSTATGNFLNRLVPAGTWKPGVQGNISHVTEGDKPQHRATICLSKMDIAWIILAISVPISSCSVLLTVCCMRRKKKTSNPENNLSYWNNAITMDYFNRHAVELPREIQSLETSEDHLSEPRSPANGDYRDSGMVLVNPFCQETLFVGHEQVSEI, from the exons ATGAACACTACAACTGTCACAGCCATGGGAGCAACACCTCACCACAAAGACCACCACACGGCAGAGCCCCTTCCCACGTCTGCTCAAGCCATGTCCCACTCCATCAGCCTGGTGGAGAAAGCCCCTTCCACCGGGCAAGAGCCAGAGAGTGGCCCTCGCATCGGCGAGAAGGAAACTTACCATTTGTACAACCAGAGTGCTTTGTACTCAGGACAGTCTCGCCCCAAGGGGAAAATATTCCAGGTTTTCAAAGGCAACTTCTCAGAGTCGACAGAGCCTTACCTAAAGACGACCCTGCACTCTCCCTTCCCTACCCTGAGGAGCCCTTTCACAGACCACCCGTTTCAGTCCCAGACCACAGCATCCAGCGATCCAAATGGAATGGGGCTGGCAAGAACTACACACTCAGACCCTTCTCCCCACAGCAACACCTCGGGAAGCCTTGGGGAAGCAGAGCGAGGGGATGGGACCGAGGTAGTAGTGCAGGAGGCAGATTTTGCCACCACAACTGCTGGACCATCAACTGATCCTGAAGCAGTGTCGGTGCCTTTTAAACCCACCCGCTATGGCATGTGGGATATGCTGAGCAAAAACAACTCTTGGGTAACCTTGAATCTCAGTACAAATGTCCCTCTGTTTGCTGGCTCCGGATCTgctacagcagcagctggtcACTCAGTTCAGACCAGTTTTGATGTCAGCATCTCGTCCTCGGCAGCGGGAGACCCCGAGGGACTGACTCCGACGCAGCACGGCGCGGTGACCAATGCCACGGCGCCGGGCAGTGCCCTCTCCTCAGTGCCTGCCACCAGGTTGTCCAGCTCCACCTCCACAGCTGGCTCCACCGCCACTGGGAACTTCCTGAACAGACTGGTTCCTGCCGGGACCTGGAAACCAGGCGTGCAAGGAAACATCTCCCATGTCACCGAGGGGGACaaaccccagcacagagcaaccATCTGTCTCAGCAAGATGGACATTGCCTGGATCATTCTGGCTATCAGTGTCCCTATATCCTCATGTT CAGTTCTGCTGACAGTCTGCTGcatgagaaggaagaagaagacaTCTAACCCAGAGAACAACCTGAGCTATTGGAATAATGCTATTACCATGGACTACTTCAACAGGCATGCTGTAGAGTTACCAAGAGAGATCCAGTCACTGGAGACTTCAGAG GACCACCTGTCGGAGCCGCGCTCCCCAGCCAACGGTGACTACCGCGACAGCGGGATGGTCCTGGTGAACCCCTTCTGTCAGGAAACGCTGTTCGTGGGACACGAGCAGGTCTCTGAAATATGa
- the BFSP2 gene encoding phakinin, translating to MPLPRRRSSFLGQQPSTSTAESSGPPGRRVSVGGGGSLSRPPGVYVGTVPTGGVSSLGTRVSRRALGISSVFLQGLRSSAAAVPLAPGLDKGRGLSYESLNGCLVEYIEKVRALEQVNQELEEHIRVYLDKKAASVSSWGALRENWEAIYHQVGEAVLENARLMLHTENIQACAEDFKDRYENEQPFRKAVEDEINSLYKVIDDANLTKMDLESQIESMKEELAMLSKNHEEDVKVLYKQLAGSQLEELDVPLGSGLDDILEKIRIHWERDIEKNRAETGALLRTKQQAETTAAVRTQEEELVEGLRTEFHETACKIQSLQAETESLRTLKRGLENSLYDAKHWHDIELQNLGSVISKLEAEMGEIKVETEQQQRDRENLLTSKQQLEKDIAAYHCLLDGEQSS from the exons ATGCCCTTGCCGAGGCGCCGGTCGTCcttcctggggcagcagccctCTACCTCCACGGCGGAGAGCTCGGGGCCGCCCGGCCGCCGGGTGAGCGTCGGAGGCGGAGGGAGCCTGTCGAGACCCCCCGGCGTCTACGTGGGCACCGTTCCCACCGGCGGCGtgagcagcctgggcacccGAGTGTCCCGTAGAGCCCTGGGCATCAGCAGCGTCTTCCTCCAGGGTCTCCGCAGCTCCGCCGCCGCCGTGCCCCTGGCCCCGGGGCTGGATAAGGGCAGGGGTCTCTCCTACGAAAGCCTGAACGGCTGCTTGGTGGAGTACATCGAGAAGGTGCGAGCTCTCGAGCAGGTCaaccaggagctggaggagcacaTCAGAGTCTACCTGGACAAGAAGGCGGCCAGCGTGAGCAGCTGGGGAGCGCTGCGGGAGAACTGGGAGGCGATTTACCACCAG GTGGGTGAAGCAGTCCTTGAAAATGCTCGTCTTATGCTGCACACCGAGAATATTCAAGCCTGTGCTGAAGATTTTAAAGACAG gtATGAAAATGAGCAGCCATTCAGAAAGGCAGTGGAAGATGAAATTAATTCCCTATATAAAGTGATTGATGATGCTAATTTAACTAAAATGGATCTGGAGAGTCAGATAGAAAGCATGAAGGAAGAACTAGCTATGCTGTCAAAGAATCATGAAGAA GATGTGAAGGTATTATACAAGCAGCTTGCTGGATCTCAGCTGGAAGAACTTGATGTTCCCCTGGGAAGTGGCCTGGATGACATtctggaaaaaatcagaatCCACTGGGAGAGAGACATTGAAAAGAATCGTGCTGAGACAGGTGCCCTGCTCCGTACCAAG CAACAGGCTGAGACGACGGCTGCCGTGCGAAcccaggaggaagagctggtgGAGGGCCTCAGAACCGAGTTCCACGAAACTGCCTGCAAAATACAGAGCTTGCAAGCAGAAACTGAATCTTTGAGAACCTTG AAGAGGGGTCTGGAGAACTCTTTATATGACGCCAAGCACTGGCACGACATCGAACTGCAGAACCTAGGCTCTGTCATTTCCAAGCTTGAGGCAGAGATGGGAGAAATCAAAGtagaaacagagcagcagcagagggatcGTGAAAATCTGCTGACTAGCAAACAACAGCTGGAGAAAGACATTGCTGCATACCACTGCCTCCTGGATGGAGAGCAAAGCAG ctgA
- the CDV3 gene encoding protein CDV3 homolog isoform X3 — MAETEERSLDDFFAKRDKKKRKEKSSRSAAAAAAASSASNAGPNAAGAAAGTPRPTEGGGSGAAAASSAAGGSSAKAASKEEDDWKEFEQKEEIDYSGLRVQSMQISEKEDDESEKREEPGDSWEETGSGGSVDRSSGPWNKSAPAPAPVVEPVVTETPEPVQTGGVYRPPGAREGGRPRRAQQGPPEIYSDTQFPSLQSTAKLVDSRNLTSYSLS; from the exons ATGGCGGAGACCGAGGAGCGGAGCCTGGACGACTTCTTCGCCAAGCGGGACAAGAAGAAGCGGAAGGAGAAGAGCAGCCGAagtgccgccgccgccgctgccgcgtCTAGTGCTTCCAACGCCGGCCCCAacgcggcgggcgcggccgcGGGGACCCCGCGACCGACTGAGGGCGGCGGCTCCGGAGCAGCCGCCGCCTCCAGCGCCGCCGGCGGCTCCTCGGCCAAGGCGGCGAGCAAG GAAGAGGATGATTGGAAGGAGTTtgaacaaaaggaagaaattgaTTATAGTGGTCTTAGAGTTCAGTCCATGCAAATAAG TGAAAAAGAAGatgatgaaagtgaaaaaagagaagaaccTGGTGACAGCTGGGAAGAGACTGGTAGTGGTGGTAGTGTAGACAGATCATCTGGTCCTTGGAACAAGTCAGCTCCTGCACCAGCCCCTGTTGTTGAACCAGTCG TTACAGAAACTCCAGAACCGGTGCAGACTGGTGGCGTGTACCGGCCGCCAGGTGCCAGGGAAGGCGGGCGGCCACGGAGAGCACAGCAAGGACCACCAGAGATCTACAGTGACACACAGTTCCCCTCACTGCAGTCCACTGCCAAGCTCGTAGACAGTCGAAA
- the CDV3 gene encoding protein CDV3 homolog isoform X5, whose amino-acid sequence MAETEERSLDDFFAKRDKKKRKEKSSRSAAAAAAASSASNAGPNAAGAAAGTPRPTEGGGSGAAAASSAAGGSSAKAASKEEDDWKEFEQKEEIDYSGLRVQSMQISEKEDDESEKREEPGDSWEETGSGGSVDRSSGPWNKSAPAPAPVVEPVVTETPEPVQTGGVYRPPGAREGGRPRRAQQGPPEIYSDTQFPSLQSTAKLVDSRK is encoded by the exons ATGGCGGAGACCGAGGAGCGGAGCCTGGACGACTTCTTCGCCAAGCGGGACAAGAAGAAGCGGAAGGAGAAGAGCAGCCGAagtgccgccgccgccgctgccgcgtCTAGTGCTTCCAACGCCGGCCCCAacgcggcgggcgcggccgcGGGGACCCCGCGACCGACTGAGGGCGGCGGCTCCGGAGCAGCCGCCGCCTCCAGCGCCGCCGGCGGCTCCTCGGCCAAGGCGGCGAGCAAG GAAGAGGATGATTGGAAGGAGTTtgaacaaaaggaagaaattgaTTATAGTGGTCTTAGAGTTCAGTCCATGCAAATAAG TGAAAAAGAAGatgatgaaagtgaaaaaagagaagaaccTGGTGACAGCTGGGAAGAGACTGGTAGTGGTGGTAGTGTAGACAGATCATCTGGTCCTTGGAACAAGTCAGCTCCTGCACCAGCCCCTGTTGTTGAACCAGTCG TTACAGAAACTCCAGAACCGGTGCAGACTGGTGGCGTGTACCGGCCGCCAGGTGCCAGGGAAGGCGGGCGGCCACGGAGAGCACAGCAAGGACCACCAGAGATCTACAGTGACACACAGTTCCCCTCACTGCAGTCCACTGCCAAGCTCGTAGACAGTCGAAA
- the CDV3 gene encoding protein CDV3 homolog isoform X4, whose translation MAETEERSLDDFFAKRDKKKRKEKSSRSAAAAAAASSASNAGPNAAGAAAGTPRPTEGGGSGAAAASSAAGGSSAKAASKEEDDWKEFEQKEEIDYSGLRVQSMQISEKEDDESEKREEPGDSWEETGSGGSVDRSSGPWNKSAPAPAPVVEPVVTETPEPVQTGGVYRPPGAREGGRPRRAQQGPPEIYSDTQFPSLQSTAKLVDSRKY comes from the exons ATGGCGGAGACCGAGGAGCGGAGCCTGGACGACTTCTTCGCCAAGCGGGACAAGAAGAAGCGGAAGGAGAAGAGCAGCCGAagtgccgccgccgccgctgccgcgtCTAGTGCTTCCAACGCCGGCCCCAacgcggcgggcgcggccgcGGGGACCCCGCGACCGACTGAGGGCGGCGGCTCCGGAGCAGCCGCCGCCTCCAGCGCCGCCGGCGGCTCCTCGGCCAAGGCGGCGAGCAAG GAAGAGGATGATTGGAAGGAGTTtgaacaaaaggaagaaattgaTTATAGTGGTCTTAGAGTTCAGTCCATGCAAATAAG TGAAAAAGAAGatgatgaaagtgaaaaaagagaagaaccTGGTGACAGCTGGGAAGAGACTGGTAGTGGTGGTAGTGTAGACAGATCATCTGGTCCTTGGAACAAGTCAGCTCCTGCACCAGCCCCTGTTGTTGAACCAGTCG TTACAGAAACTCCAGAACCGGTGCAGACTGGTGGCGTGTACCGGCCGCCAGGTGCCAGGGAAGGCGGGCGGCCACGGAGAGCACAGCAAGGACCACCAGAGATCTACAGTGACACACAGTTCCCCTCACTGCAGTCCACTGCCAAGCTCGTAGACAGTCGAAA